CAAATACAAAGCGGTGATGGGCTATATGACGCCGCGCTTTTTCTTCTTGCCGAACATCGGGATGCTGATTTGCCTGGTGTCCCTGTACGATCCGCGCAGCCATGCGTTGCGGCGGGTTTTCGCCGGCTTGTTCTTGGGATTGGTGATCCTCGCGCTGGGTCTAAATAACTACGTGCTCAACCACAAATGGTACCGCGACAAAGCCGACCTGGTCGCCAACATGGAAAAGATCGACGCGGCGATTGCGGCCGAAGATATCGACATGACATCCACGCTTATCTACACCTGCCTGGCCGACGTCGACGTGGCGATCGATACCGGCATCAAAATCATGAACCCCGACCTGCAGGACCGGCTCTTCGTGCTCAAGTGCCTCGGACCGACGCAAACCGCGGCCACCAAATCCCTTTACGATCGGAAACGCCGCCTACTCAACTACCCCACGAGCTTCGCCCGCAATCCTTGCACGTACAAAGATTTGGTCTACGGCGTTGCCGAAGCGGAGCCGCGACTGGTCGCCGACCAGATACGCAGCGTCAGCGGCGTCTACGTTCTGGACTTGGACGAAAAAGGGAATATGGTTCTGTTGGACGGGGAGGATATCTTTCGTATGATAAAAGTCCGTTTCGGTGTGGAACTAGCCGACGGAATGGAGCCGCATGCGTAGTGCTCGATTGATCGTTTTTTCGCTCGCGTTGTTGCTGGTAATAGCCGCCACATATGCGGGGTGCGCAAAAAAACCCGCGTATCCCAATGTCATCCTGATCAGCATCGACACCTTGCGCGCCGATCGCCTCGGCTGCTACGGCGGCACCGGCGGCATCACCGGCATGATGGACTTTTGGGCCGAGCGCGGCGTTCGCTTCGCCAACACGTGGGCGCCCTCCCCTTGGACACTTCCGAGCCACGCTTCGATGTTTACTTCGCTGTACCCGACCGAACACCGGGCGATCGACGACAAGATCAACATCGACAAGCAAGCGGTGATGATCACCGAGCGGCTCCGCGACGCGGGCTTCAAAACTGCCGCCTTCGTCAGCCATTACTACCTCGGCGAGGAATACGGTTTCGGCCGCGGCTTCGAGGATTTCTACATCAAGCCCGACGCCAAGGCCGACGAAATGGTCGCCAAGGCGGTTCGCTGGATCGGCCGCAACAAGAACAAGTCGTTCTTCGCTTTCCTGCATCTTTTTGACCCGCACACGCCCTACCAGCCGCCCATCGACATCGCCAAGAAGCACTACCCGACCGACGTGAACGTACGCGTTTCCGGCACGACGGCCGATGTGATGGAAGTCGTGCACACCTGGCCGCAGGAATCCGCGAAGCAAAAGCTGCGGGCGCTTTCGGCCCTGTACGACGGGGAAATCGAGTTCGTGGACAAGCAGCTCGAAGTGCTGTTCAAGTCGTTGCAGGAAAACCGCATCGACCAGAACACGATCATCATTTTGGTTTCCGATCACGGCGAAGAGTTCATGGAACACGGCCTGATGGAACACGGCTTCACTCTGTTTCAAGAACAACTCGCCGTACCGATGATCTGGTACTACCCGACGGGCTTGCCCAGCGGCGCCGTGATCCAGGAGCCGGCGAGCTTGATCGACCTCGCGCCGACGATGCTCGATATTCTCGGCTTAGCGCCAATGGAAAACATCTCCGGCGAATCGTTGCTGCCGATTATCAGCAAGCAGAAAACGACGCTGGGGCGGTCGCTGCTTTCCGAGACCACGCGCCAGGGGCCGGACCGCGTCACGATCATTCGCGATTATCAGAAGTTCATGTACTCGCCCGAATTCATGCTCAACGGCCGGCAATTCGGCGAGTCGCTTTTCGATCTGAACGCCGATCCGCAAGAGTTGACCGATCTGTTCGAAAAGCAGCCCAAAGCGGCCAAGAAACTCAAAAACGAGCTGTTTTCGACAGGCCTGTATATCCAACGCCGCGCCTGGCACGTCCGTTGGGCGAAGACGACCGAGGCGATGACGCTCAAGGGCAGCATTCGCACCGGCGGGGATTTCATCTACCAATACAAAGACAATACGATTTACGGCACCGACGAGCGCGGCGGTTTGATCACGCGCGAATTTCCGTGGGAGAAGAAGAAAGGCAACGAAATCACTTTCGTCAACATCCGCGATCGAGACAACGGCATTGCCTTCATGACCGACCCGGAAACGGCCGACGTCACCTTCCATCTTACCTTCAACAAACGTGAAGACCCGGCGCGCATCTGTCTGGGTACCTGCGAAAAGCATCCGGAGAGCGGCCATTTCACCCTCTCCAAATCCGTCGAGGGCAATCCGAAAACCAAATTGCCGCCCGGCCATGTTCTGGTTTGGAGCGAGCCGATTTGGGTCAACAGCAAGCAAGTACTGCGCGCTGAAGTTGGCGACCCGATCAAGCTGTCACCGGAAGTTGTGCAGCATCTGCGAAGTTTGGGTTACATCGAATAACGCGTGGTTTACTTGACTTTTCGCGCATGCCTGGGCAAAATGCGGGCATTCCGTAGAGCGTTCGATTAGGTTGCATAAGGTATTGAATTCCCTTGCGGAGGTACTATGTCCGGCCATAGCAAATGGAGCACGATCAAGCGGAAAAAAGGCGCGGCCGACGCCAAACGCGGCAGGCTTTTCTCCAAGCTCAACCGCGAAATCTTGTTGGCGGCCAAAGAAGGCGGCTCCGATCCCGAAGCCAATATTCGACTGCGTAACGCGATCGCGGCGGCCAAGGGCTCCAATATGCCCAAAGACAACATCATGCGCGCCATCGCCAAGGGCACCGGCGAAGGCGTCGACGGCGCCCAATTCGTGGAATTCGTGTACGAGGGCTACGGCCCCGGCGGCGTGGCGGTGTTGGTGGAAACCATCAGCGATAACCGCAACCGAACAACGGCCGAGGTTCGGCATGCCTTCGCAAAATTCGGCGGAAACCTCGGCGAAAAAGGTTGTGTCGCATGGATGTTCGATCGCAAAGGGCTATTCGTTTTTGAAACGGACGGCTTGGACATGGACCGCCTCGAAGAAGTAGCCATTGAAAACGGCGCCGAAGATATTCGTGAAGAGGGAGAAATGGTCGAGGTGATTTGCGCCATTGAAGACTACAACACGTTGCGCGAAGCCTTCGAGCAAGCGGAGCTCGAGAGCGAAAGCGCCGATCTCGCCTTTTTGCCGCAAACGACTTTGGACCTTTCCGGCAAACAAGCCGGCAGCATGCTCAAGTTGATGGAGACGTTCGAAGAGCTCGACGACGTGGAAAACGTCTGGTCGAATTTCGACATGCCCGAAGGGGAAATGAACGAAGACGAGTGATCGCCGCCCCGTCCGCGCAGGAGACACGCCCATGCGGGTGATTGGGATAGACCCGGGCAGTCGCATCTGCGGCTGGGGGGTAGTCGAGGAACAGACCGCGCCGCAGAAACTAGTGCACGTGGATTGCGGAGGCATCATCACCCAAACACGCCGCGATTTGCCCGAACGTTTGAAACAGATCTACGACGAGTTATCAAACATCATTGCCCGCCACCAACCCCAAGAGGCGGCCGTCGAATCCCTTTTCTTTCATAAGAACGCCAAGAGTGCGCTCGTGCTCGGTCACGCCCGCGGCGTCGCGTTGTTGGCCTGCGTCAACGCCGGCCTGCCGATTTTCGAATACGCGCCCGCCCAAACCAAGCAAGCCCTGGTCGGCCACGGCCGCGCCGAAAAACGGCAGGTGGCCATCATGGTGAAAAACCTGTTGGGACTGCCGGAAGTGGCGATGGAAGACGCATCGGACGCTCTGGCTGCGGCCATATGCCATTTGAACAGCCGACGCATGAAGATCGCCATGCAGAGTCTGGGAGCCCAACGATGATTGCACGCCTGGCCGGTCGGCTTGCCGAGAAGGAATTGACCCGCGTGGTTGTCGATGTGGGCGGCGTCGGCTACGCGGTGAACATCAGCGCCAACTGTTTCTACGCCCTGCCCGAACCGCCAGCCGAAGTCACGTTACTGATCCACACCTCGGTCCGCGAAGACGATATCTCACTTTACGGATTCCTCACGGCGCTGGAAAAGAATCTCTTCCGCCACTTGGTCTCGGTCAGCAACGTAGGCCCGCGCGCGGCTATGAATTTGCTGTCGGCGTTCAAGGCCGAAGACCTCCTGAGCGCCATCGCCAACCAAGACGCCAAGGCGCTCTCCACGGTGACCGGCATCGGCAAGAAAACGGCGGAACGCATTCTGGTCGACCTGGGCGACAAAGCCGGCAAGCTGCTTGCGGAGGCCGAAATCGAGCTTCCCGCGCCGCCCTCCCCTTTGAGCGTAGCCGAACGTGACGCGCTGTCGGCACTGGTCAACTTGGGGTTCCGAGAGACCGAAGCGGAAAGCGCGGTCGCGCGCGCCCGGCAGGTCGTCGGTCCGGATGCCGGTTTGGAAGATCTGATTCGCGCCGCCCTGCGGCGGCACGCGAAGGGATAACGAATGGACAGAGACGCCATCGATCCGCAAGGCACAACCACGGAAAAGGAACTTGACGCTACGTTGCGGCCGAAAACGCTGGCCGGGTTTATCGGCCAAAGCGGCGTAAAGGATAATCTGCACATTTACATCAAAGCGGCGCGGGGACGCGACGAAGCCCTCGATCACGCGCTCTTGTACGGTCCGCCGGGACTCGGCAAAACGACGCTCGCGCATATCATCGCCAACGAATTGGGCGTGGGTTTGCATTCGACCAGCGGCCCGGTACTTGAGCGCCCCGGCGATCTGGCCGCGATTCTGACCAACCTGCAACCGCGCGACGTACTGTTCATCGACGAAATCCACCGCCTCTCGAAAGTCGTGGAGGAAAAGCTGTACCCGGCGATGGAAGATTTCGCCATCGACCTCATTCTCGGAGAAGGCGTCTCGGCGCGCACCGTGCAAATGCCGATACAACCTTTCACCCTCATCGGCGCCACCACGCGCATCGGCCTGATCGCCAATCCGCTACGTGATCGCTTCGGCATCATCGATCGCCTCGATTTTTACGAAGCCGAAGACTTGCACACAATCATTCGGCGCAGCGCCCGCATCCTCGGCGTCGAACTTGCCGAAGACGGAGCCACTGAAATCGCGCGCCGCAGCCGCGGCACGCCTCGCGTGGCCAACCGCCTGTTGCGTCGCGTCCGCGATTTCGCCCAGGTGGAAGGCGACGGCCGGGTCACGCGGGAGATCGCCGCGGTCAGCCTCAAACGCCTGGGCGTCGATTCGGTTGGTCTGGACAAGATGGACCAGCGGGTGCTACTGACGATCATCGATCACTTTCAGGGCGGGCCCGTGGGTGTGGACACGCTGGCCGCCAGCCTTTCGGAAGAAAAAGACACTATTGAAGACGTCATCGAACCCTTTTTGATTCAACGTGGCTACCTTAAGAGAACGCCGCGAGGCCGTGTCGTCACACCGCGGGCATACGAACATTTAGGCAAGACGATCCCCAAAGGCGCAACGATGGAACTTTTCACGAACGGAAGCGAAGAATGACGAGAATCCCAGACAACGTGCTCGACATCCTGGTGATCTGCTCGGGAAACATGTGCCGCAGCCCGATGGCCGCCGCCCAGTTACGCGCGAAATTGCAGGAAGCCGAAGTGCGTGGCGTGGCGGTCCGGTCGGCGGGCACCATCGCCCCACCCGGCTATCCGGCCAGCCCCGACGCCGTGGCCGTGGCCGAAGCACACGGTCTGGACATCAGCTATCATCGCACGACGCCGCTCTCCGTCGATTTGCTGCGCCGCGCCGATTTAGTTCTCGCCATGGACCGTGACCGTCACCTCGAAATCGTGCGGCAGTTGGAGCCGTCGGCAATGAGCAAGGCTTTCCTGCTAAGCGAGTTCGCTGACGCCGGCCCCGAGAAAGGCGCCACGATCCCCGACCCCATCGGCACAACCTACGCCTTCTACGATCTGATCTTCCACAAAATGGGCGGTATGCTCGACAACCTCGTCACCGTCCTGAAATCACAGCAGCCCGATGATTCCGTCGAGTGATTTCTTCCGGCTCACCGCGGTCGAAACAAGCCGCGATCAGCGCGGCTGGGTAAGCAATCTGCTGGATTTCCTACCCTTACCGGCCGAAGCGTTGCGCAACGTGCATCTCGTGGAAATGCAACCGGGATCCGTGCGCGGCAACCACGTCCACAAGAAGCAGCGTGAATGGATCATCCTGTGCGGCGGTCCACTACGTGTCGTGGTCACTGTCGGCGATGATCGTTTTGAAACCGTGCTCGCCGGCGACGCACCGATGATGCTGCACATCGAGCCGGGCGCCGCCCACGCCGTTCGTAACGAAGGCGCCGCGCGCGCCTTTCTAGTAGCGATAACCGATCAACTCTACGATTTCGAAAACCCGGACGTGCAACGCGTCCGGCTGTTGGACTAGGAGACGACCATGCAACTTGAATTCCACGGTGCGATTCGCGTCGTGACCGGATCTTGTTACCTGCTGCGCATCGGCGGTAAGCAGGTGCTCATCGATTGCGGCCTGTATCAAGGCGGACGCCGGATCGAACGCCGGAACCGCGAAGCCTTTCACTTCAATCCGCAAACCATCGACGCGGTGGTTGTGACGCACGCCCATATCGACCATATCGGCCTGCTGCCCAAGTTGGTGCGCGACGGTTACCGAGGGCCGATCCATTCTACGGCGGCCACCTCCGATTTGGCGCGCATTCTGCTGCTGGACGCGGCGCATATCGCCGAATTTGAAGCCGAGCGGCACAACCGAAAGGCAAAACGTTCCGGGCAACCGTTCGAGCGCCCGGTGTTCACCATGCGCAATGCGGAAGATGCGATCGAGTTGTTCGTCCAGCACCGCTACGGCGATGAATTCGATGTCGTCGAAGGCCTGCATGCCGTCTACCGCGACGCCGGTCACATTTTGGGAAGCGCTTTCGTGGAGATGGTCGCCTACGAAAACGGCGCCAAGCGTCGTATCACCTTCTCGGGTGACTTGGGCAATACCGACCAGGCGATCATCTGCGATCCGCAGCCGCCCAACCCGACCGACGTGCTGCTAATCGAATCTACCTACGGCGACCGCCAACATCGGCCGCGCGGCGACACGCTCAACGAGTTGGCCGAGATCCTACTGCAAGCCTACAAAGAGGGCGGCAACGTCGTTATCCCGGCGTTCGCTGTGGGCCGTACACAGGAAGTTCTCTACCGGCTTCGTGAGATGAACGACGAAGGCCGCTTGCCCGCTTTCAATGTGTTTGTCGACTCGCCGCTGGCGATTTCCGCCACGCAGATCGTGCGCGAGAACTCGCAATGCTACGACGACGAGACCGTCCACGAACTGACGGCCCTGGGCAGCGATCCACTCATGGTGCCCAGGCTGGCATTCACGCGGTCGACGGACGCATCCAAGCAGATCAACTTTGTCGACGAGCCCAGCATCATCATCAGCGCCAGCGGCATGTGCAACGCGGGCCGCATCCTGCACCACCTCAAGCACAACCTCTGGCGGCGCGAAGCGCATGTCGTGTTTGTCGGCTACCAAGGCGTCGGGACACTGGGGCGCCTCTTGGTCGACGGCATACCGCGGGTGAAAATCATGGGCGACGAGATCATGGTGGCCGCGCACATCCACACGATCGGGGGGTTGTCCGCCCATGCCGACCAGCAGGGTATGATGGATTGGGCGAAACCGCTTGCCGATAAACCGCCGCGCACCTTCGTTGTACACGGCGAAGAAGGTCCGGCGAACACGTTCGCCAAGCTGCTCAAGTCACAGTACGGATTCAACGCGCGCGTGCCGCTCTGGCATGAGACGGTCACGTTGTAGAAAACGGTCTTCCGTTTTTGCGCCACGCGCCGCATACTCGCTGCATGAGCGAAATTTTGCCGTATCTGCCCTTTTCCCGGTGGCTGAAAGAGCGCTACGGCACACCGGTGCGCAAGATTTCGCTGGATGCCGGCTTTGGCTGTCCCAACAAGGACGGCACGATTTCACGCGCCGGCTGCCTCTTTTGCGACTTGAACGAATCGGGCCCCGATCCGGAAATCGTCGCCGGCCGTTCGGTACGCGAGCAGCTTAACGACCAGATCGAACAATTCCGGCGACGTCACGGCGCGACCCACAAATTTCTCGCTTACCTGCAATCAGGTACCAACACGCACGCGCCTGTCGAAACGCTGCGCGAGGTTTACGGCCAGGCCATCGCGCACCCGGAAGTCGTATCTCTCTCGGTTTCAACGCGCCCCGATTGCGCACCGGAACCCGTGCTTGACGTGCTTCACGAGGTTGCCGGTCACCTGGACGTGTGGGTCGAATTCGGCGTGCAGTCCGCGCACGATCACACGTTGAGTGCCGTGAATCGCGGACACGATTTTGCCGCGGTGCAAGACGCCGTGGCGCGGTGCCGGCGGCGCGATTTCCTGGTTTGCGCCCACCTCATCGTCGGCCTGCCCGGTGAGACCGCCGCCGACATGGTGGAGACGGTGCGTCGCGTCGCGGGCCTGCGCGTCGCCGCGGTGAAGTTTCACCCGCTATGCATCACGCGCGGCAGTGCCTTGGAGCGTCAGTGGAGT
The DNA window shown above is from Candidatus Lernaella stagnicola and carries:
- a CDS encoding sulfatase, whose product is MRSARLIVFSLALLLVIAATYAGCAKKPAYPNVILISIDTLRADRLGCYGGTGGITGMMDFWAERGVRFANTWAPSPWTLPSHASMFTSLYPTEHRAIDDKINIDKQAVMITERLRDAGFKTAAFVSHYYLGEEYGFGRGFEDFYIKPDAKADEMVAKAVRWIGRNKNKSFFAFLHLFDPHTPYQPPIDIAKKHYPTDVNVRVSGTTADVMEVVHTWPQESAKQKLRALSALYDGEIEFVDKQLEVLFKSLQENRIDQNTIIILVSDHGEEFMEHGLMEHGFTLFQEQLAVPMIWYYPTGLPSGAVIQEPASLIDLAPTMLDILGLAPMENISGESLLPIISKQKTTLGRSLLSETTRQGPDRVTIIRDYQKFMYSPEFMLNGRQFGESLFDLNADPQELTDLFEKQPKAAKKLKNELFSTGLYIQRRAWHVRWAKTTEAMTLKGSIRTGGDFIYQYKDNTIYGTDERGGLITREFPWEKKKGNEITFVNIRDRDNGIAFMTDPETADVTFHLTFNKREDPARICLGTCEKHPESGHFTLSKSVEGNPKTKLPPGHVLVWSEPIWVNSKQVLRAEVGDPIKLSPEVVQHLRSLGYIE
- a CDS encoding YebC/PmpR family DNA-binding transcriptional regulator, with product MSGHSKWSTIKRKKGAADAKRGRLFSKLNREILLAAKEGGSDPEANIRLRNAIAAAKGSNMPKDNIMRAIAKGTGEGVDGAQFVEFVYEGYGPGGVAVLVETISDNRNRTTAEVRHAFAKFGGNLGEKGCVAWMFDRKGLFVFETDGLDMDRLEEVAIENGAEDIREEGEMVEVICAIEDYNTLREAFEQAELESESADLAFLPQTTLDLSGKQAGSMLKLMETFEELDDVENVWSNFDMPEGEMNEDE
- the ruvC gene encoding crossover junction endodeoxyribonuclease RuvC; the protein is MRVIGIDPGSRICGWGVVEEQTAPQKLVHVDCGGIITQTRRDLPERLKQIYDELSNIIARHQPQEAAVESLFFHKNAKSALVLGHARGVALLACVNAGLPIFEYAPAQTKQALVGHGRAEKRQVAIMVKNLLGLPEVAMEDASDALAAAICHLNSRRMKIAMQSLGAQR
- the ruvA gene encoding Holliday junction branch migration protein RuvA, which encodes MIARLAGRLAEKELTRVVVDVGGVGYAVNISANCFYALPEPPAEVTLLIHTSVREDDISLYGFLTALEKNLFRHLVSVSNVGPRAAMNLLSAFKAEDLLSAIANQDAKALSTVTGIGKKTAERILVDLGDKAGKLLAEAEIELPAPPSPLSVAERDALSALVNLGFRETEAESAVARARQVVGPDAGLEDLIRAALRRHAKG
- the ruvB gene encoding Holliday junction branch migration DNA helicase RuvB; this encodes MDRDAIDPQGTTTEKELDATLRPKTLAGFIGQSGVKDNLHIYIKAARGRDEALDHALLYGPPGLGKTTLAHIIANELGVGLHSTSGPVLERPGDLAAILTNLQPRDVLFIDEIHRLSKVVEEKLYPAMEDFAIDLILGEGVSARTVQMPIQPFTLIGATTRIGLIANPLRDRFGIIDRLDFYEAEDLHTIIRRSARILGVELAEDGATEIARRSRGTPRVANRLLRRVRDFAQVEGDGRVTREIAAVSLKRLGVDSVGLDKMDQRVLLTIIDHFQGGPVGVDTLAASLSEEKDTIEDVIEPFLIQRGYLKRTPRGRVVTPRAYEHLGKTIPKGATMELFTNGSEE
- a CDS encoding cupin domain-containing protein; the encoded protein is MIPSSDFFRLTAVETSRDQRGWVSNLLDFLPLPAEALRNVHLVEMQPGSVRGNHVHKKQREWIILCGGPLRVVVTVGDDRFETVLAGDAPMMLHIEPGAAHAVRNEGAARAFLVAITDQLYDFENPDVQRVRLLD
- a CDS encoding MBL fold metallo-hydrolase → MQLEFHGAIRVVTGSCYLLRIGGKQVLIDCGLYQGGRRIERRNREAFHFNPQTIDAVVVTHAHIDHIGLLPKLVRDGYRGPIHSTAATSDLARILLLDAAHIAEFEAERHNRKAKRSGQPFERPVFTMRNAEDAIELFVQHRYGDEFDVVEGLHAVYRDAGHILGSAFVEMVAYENGAKRRITFSGDLGNTDQAIICDPQPPNPTDVLLIESTYGDRQHRPRGDTLNELAEILLQAYKEGGNVVIPAFAVGRTQEVLYRLREMNDEGRLPAFNVFVDSPLAISATQIVRENSQCYDDETVHELTALGSDPLMVPRLAFTRSTDASKQINFVDEPSIIISASGMCNAGRILHHLKHNLWRREAHVVFVGYQGVGTLGRLLVDGIPRVKIMGDEIMVAAHIHTIGGLSAHADQQGMMDWAKPLADKPPRTFVVHGEEGPANTFAKLLKSQYGFNARVPLWHETVTL
- a CDS encoding TIGR01212 family radical SAM protein (This family includes YhcC from E. coli K-12, an uncharacterized radical SAM protein.) — encoded protein: MSEILPYLPFSRWLKERYGTPVRKISLDAGFGCPNKDGTISRAGCLFCDLNESGPDPEIVAGRSVREQLNDQIEQFRRRHGATHKFLAYLQSGTNTHAPVETLREVYGQAIAHPEVVSLSVSTRPDCAPEPVLDVLHEVAGHLDVWVEFGVQSAHDHTLSAVNRGHDFAAVQDAVARCRRRDFLVCAHLIVGLPGETAADMVETVRRVAGLRVAAVKFHPLCITRGSALERQWSERPFPLLTEDAYVEAVVAMLRELPSGTVVQRISGSGRPEVHIAPDWTRNINRTKNLIAARFEK